CTGGCGATCCAGCTGTTCATCGTCGTCGGCGGTGTCACCAAGCTCATCCCGCTCACCGGGCTGACCACCCCGTGGATGTCCTACGGGGGCTCGTCGCTGTTGGCCAACTACGTGCTGCTGGCCATCCTGGTGCGCATCTCGCACGCGGCGCGGCGGCCCATCGGCACCGGCCGCGGCCCCAACCCGGCGCCGATCGCGGCCGCCTCCACCGAGGTGATCGGCCGCATATGAACACCTCCCTGCGCCGACTCTCGGGCGTCTTCATGGCACTGATCGTGATACTGCTCGCCAACGCCACCTTCACCCAGGTGTTCACCGCCGACGGTTACCGCGCCGACCCGCGCAACCAGCGGGTGCTGCTCGACGAATACTCGCGCCAGCGCGGCCAGATCACCGCGGGCGGCCAGCTGCTGGCCTACTCGGTGTCCACCGACGGCCGGCTGCGGTTCCTGCGGGTGTATCCCAACCCGGAGGCCTACGCCCCGGTCACCGGCTTCTACTCGCTGGGCTACTCCAGCACCGGTCTGGAGCGCGCCGAGGACCAGGTGCTCAACGGCTCCGACGAGCGCCTGTTCGGCAAGCGGCTGGCGGACTTCTTCACCGGCCGGGACCCGCGCGGTGGCAACGTGGACACCACCGTGCGCCCGGACGTCCAGGAAGCCGCCTGGGAGGCCATGGAGCAGGGCTGCGACGGCAAACCGTGCAAGGGCGCCGTGGTCGCGCTGGAGCCGTCCACCGGGAAGATCCTGGCGATGGTGTCCTCACCGTCCTACGACCCGAACGGGCTGGCCAGCCACGACGGCGCCGTCCAGACGGCCACCTGGGAGCAGCTGCGCGACGACCCGAACGACCCGCTGGTCAACCGGGCGATCTCGGAGACCTACCCGCCGGGCTCCACGTTCAAGGTGATCACCACCGCCACCGCGCTGCAGGACGGGGCCACCCCGGACACCCAGCTGACCGCCGCCCCGCGCATCCCGCTGCCCGACAGCACCGCCACCCTGGAGAACTACGGGGGAGCGGCCTGCGGGAACCGCCCGACCGCCTCGCTGCGCGAGGCCTTCGCCCGGTCCTGCAACACCGCGTTCGTCGAACTCGGCATCGACACGGGCGCCGAGAAGCTGCGCTCCACCGCCGAGGCGTTCGGCCTGGACTCCGCGCCGGCCCCGATCCCGCTGCAGGTCGCCGAGTCCACCGTCGGCCCGATCGGCGATGCGGCCGCGCTCGGAATGTCCAGCATCGGGCAGCGCGATGTCGCGATGACCCCGCTGCAGAACGCCATGGTCGCCGCGACCATCGCCAACGACGGCGTCACCATGACCCCGTATCTGGTCGATACCCTCAAGGGACCGGACCTGTCCAATATCGCCACCACCGCACCCACCGAACTGCGACGCGCGGTGTCACCGCAGGTCGCGGCTACACTTACGGATTTGATGGTCGGCGCCGAGCAGGTGACGCAGCAGAAGGGAGCCATCGCCGGCGTGCAGATCGCATCCAAAACGGGCACCGCCGAGCACGGCACGGATCCCCGCAACACCCCGCCCCACGCCTGGTACATCGCGTTTGCCCCGGCGCAAGCCCCCAAGGTGGCCGTCGCGGTCCTCGTGGAGAATGGCGGAGACCGAATGAACGCCACCGGCGGCGCAGTGGCCGCCCCGATCGGGCGGGCCACCATCGCCGCCGCTCTCCGGGAGGCATCATGACGGCCCGGGTGGGAGTGACGCTGTCCGGCCGCTACCGGCTGCAGCGCCTCATCGCCACCGGCGGTATGGGGCAGGTGTGGGAGGGACTCGACACCCGCCTCGGCCGCCAGGTCGCGATCAAGGTGCTCAAGGCAGAGTTCTCCGAGGACTCCGAGTTCGTCGAGCGGTTCCGCGCCGAGGCGCGCACCGTCGCGATGCTCAACCACCCCGGGATCGCCAGTGTCTACGACTACGGCGAGACCGAGATGGACGCCGGCGAGGGCCGCACCGCCTACCTGGTGATGGAACTGGTCAACGGCGAACCGCTGAACTCCGTCATCAAGCGCACCGGGCGGCTGTCGCTGCGGCACGCCCTGGACATGCTGGAGCAGACCGGCCGCGCCCTGCAGGTCGCGCACACCGCCGGACTGGTGCACCGCGACGTCAAGCCCGGCAACATCCTGATCACCCCGACCGGCCAGGTGAAGCTCACCGACTTCGGTATCGCCAAGGCCGTCGACGCCGCGCCGGTCACCCAGACCGGCATGGTGATGGGCACCGCCCAGTACATCGCGCCGGAACAGGCGCTGGGCCGCGACGCCACCGCCGCCTCCGACGTCTACTCGCTCGGTGTGGTCGGCTACGAGTCGCTGTCGGGCAAGCGCCCGTTCACCGGTGACGGCGCCCTGACCGTCGCGATGAAGCACATCAAGGAGACCCCGCCGCCGCTGCCGCCGGATCTGCCGCCCAATGTGCGCGAGCTCATCGAGATCACGCTGGCCAAGGAACCCAACCAGCGGTACCGCTCGGGTGGGCCGTTCGCCGACGCCGTGGCCGCCGTGCGGGCCGGACGCCGGCCCCCGCGCCCGAACTCCGCACCGACGATCGGCCGGGCCGCACCCGCGGCGATCCCGTCGGTCACCCAGGCCCGTGCCGCGGCCGCCGCCGAATACCGGCCGCCCGTGACGGCGGCCCGGCCCCGCGCAACCACCGGAAGCCACCGTCCGCCGCCGCCACGCCGGACGTTCTCACCCGGTCAGCGCGCCCTGCTGTGGGCCGCCGGGGTGCTCGGCGCCCTGGCCATCGTCATCGCGGTGCTGATCGTGGTGAACGCGCAGGACCAGCGGGACCGCCCGGTGCAGCAGGAGACGTCGACGAGCACCACCGTCATCGGAGTGCCCGCCGAACCACCCCCGAGCGAGAACCCGTGACCACGCCCCAGCACCTGTCGGACCGCTACGAACTCGGGGAGATCCTCGGGTTCGGCGGGATGTCCGAGGTCCACATCGCCCGCGACGTCCGGTTGCACCGCGACGTCGCGGTCAAGGTGCTGCGCGCCGATCTGGCCCGCGACCCGAGCTTCTACCTGCGGTTCCGCCGGGAGGCGCAGAACGCGGCGGCGCTGAATCACCCGGCGATCGTGGCCGTGTACGACACCGGCGAGGCCGAGACCCCCAACGGGCCGCTGCC
This region of Mycolicibacterium diernhoferi genomic DNA includes:
- the pbpA gene encoding D,D-transpeptidase PbpA, giving the protein MNTSLRRLSGVFMALIVILLANATFTQVFTADGYRADPRNQRVLLDEYSRQRGQITAGGQLLAYSVSTDGRLRFLRVYPNPEAYAPVTGFYSLGYSSTGLERAEDQVLNGSDERLFGKRLADFFTGRDPRGGNVDTTVRPDVQEAAWEAMEQGCDGKPCKGAVVALEPSTGKILAMVSSPSYDPNGLASHDGAVQTATWEQLRDDPNDPLVNRAISETYPPGSTFKVITTATALQDGATPDTQLTAAPRIPLPDSTATLENYGGAACGNRPTASLREAFARSCNTAFVELGIDTGAEKLRSTAEAFGLDSAPAPIPLQVAESTVGPIGDAAALGMSSIGQRDVAMTPLQNAMVAATIANDGVTMTPYLVDTLKGPDLSNIATTAPTELRRAVSPQVAATLTDLMVGAEQVTQQKGAIAGVQIASKTGTAEHGTDPRNTPPHAWYIAFAPAQAPKVAVAVLVENGGDRMNATGGAVAAPIGRATIAAALREAS
- a CDS encoding protein kinase domain-containing protein — its product is MTARVGVTLSGRYRLQRLIATGGMGQVWEGLDTRLGRQVAIKVLKAEFSEDSEFVERFRAEARTVAMLNHPGIASVYDYGETEMDAGEGRTAYLVMELVNGEPLNSVIKRTGRLSLRHALDMLEQTGRALQVAHTAGLVHRDVKPGNILITPTGQVKLTDFGIAKAVDAAPVTQTGMVMGTAQYIAPEQALGRDATAASDVYSLGVVGYESLSGKRPFTGDGALTVAMKHIKETPPPLPPDLPPNVRELIEITLAKEPNQRYRSGGPFADAVAAVRAGRRPPRPNSAPTIGRAAPAAIPSVTQARAAAAAEYRPPVTAARPRATTGSHRPPPPRRTFSPGQRALLWAAGVLGALAIVIAVLIVVNAQDQRDRPVQQETSTSTTVIGVPAEPPPSENP